A window of Halobellus sp. LT62 contains these coding sequences:
- a CDS encoding protein-L-isoaspartate O-methyltransferase family protein: MDPGDLRDEMVDGIESRLSVDDAVALAMRTVSRTDFVDDAPYDGRSEVDGTTALAPEMVARLLTALDVDARNVPGDAADSGAEAVGTTGDADESAEDAVRSADTPDAPGDVLVVGAGVGYTAAILAELVGETRVHAVDIDRRLVYAARSNLESAGYGGVLVDAGDGARGLPDYAPFDRILVEAAAIEPPRRLVEQLAPDGRLVLPLGGPEQSLAVVDETGSVIERCGPVAFKPLLVDGEQGSAPARNRTVREDAERASEPGYFAKTGWEQEWIDWDEQLRRR; the protein is encoded by the coding sequence ATGGACCCGGGAGACCTCCGCGATGAGATGGTCGACGGCATCGAGTCGCGGCTGTCGGTCGACGACGCCGTCGCGCTCGCGATGCGGACGGTCTCCCGGACGGACTTCGTCGACGACGCGCCCTACGACGGGCGGAGCGAAGTCGACGGGACGACCGCGCTCGCCCCCGAGATGGTCGCGCGCCTGCTCACGGCGCTCGACGTCGACGCGCGGAACGTCCCGGGAGACGCGGCAGATAGCGGAGCGGAGGCGGTCGGGACCACAGGGGACGCGGATGAGAGCGCAGAAGACGCGGTGCGGTCGGCCGATACACCCGACGCTCCCGGCGACGTGCTCGTCGTCGGGGCGGGCGTGGGCTACACCGCGGCGATCCTCGCGGAACTCGTCGGCGAGACGCGCGTCCACGCGGTCGACATCGACCGCCGGCTCGTCTACGCCGCGCGATCGAACCTCGAATCGGCGGGCTACGGCGGCGTCCTCGTCGACGCGGGCGACGGCGCGCGCGGACTTCCCGACTACGCGCCGTTCGATCGGATCCTCGTCGAGGCCGCCGCGATCGAACCCCCGCGGCGGCTCGTCGAGCAACTCGCACCCGACGGCAGGCTGGTTCTCCCGCTCGGCGGCCCCGAGCAGTCGCTGGCCGTCGTCGACGAGACGGGCTCGGTGATCGAGCGCTGCGGTCCGGTCGCGTTCAAGCCGCTCCTCGTCGACGGCGAGCAGGGCAGCGCTCCAGCGCGGAACCGAACGGTTCGCGAGGACGCCGAGCGCGCCAGCGAGCCCGGCTACTTCGCGAAGACCGGCTGGGAGCAGGAGTGGATCGACTGGGACGAACAGCTCCGCCGACGGTGA
- a CDS encoding pyridoxal-phosphate dependent enzyme — protein MCAALDLACTACGRSYDEWTWRCACGAPLDFATPAYEREALSGDEHEALPAEPPASPSDPAPHSRDTRAGLWAFDDLLPVGPHVTLGEGSTPLVDAPDWDAEFKLEYVFPTGSFKDRGATVTLSVAAELGVDRVVEDSSGNAGAAIATYAARAGIDAEIYVPASVKPSKRRAIERTGATVVPVEGSREDVTAACVDAVESEDAWYASHAWNPAFFAGTATFAYEVCAQRDWTAPDVVVAPLGHGTLFFGAYRGFRDLYELGWIDELPRLLGAQAAGYAPIVAELHGREAAAGANNVADGIQIREPVRKTQILGAIDATDGDAVALPADRVECELDALHRRGFYVEPTCAVATAALDVYRERGLVAPDDDVVVALTGSGLKT, from the coding sequence ATGTGCGCCGCACTCGATCTCGCGTGTACCGCCTGCGGCCGGAGCTACGACGAGTGGACGTGGCGGTGTGCGTGCGGCGCACCGCTCGACTTCGCGACCCCGGCGTACGAGCGCGAGGCGCTCTCGGGGGACGAACACGAGGCGCTCCCGGCGGAACCGCCGGCGTCGCCTTCGGACCCCGCACCGCACTCGCGGGACACCCGCGCCGGACTGTGGGCCTTCGACGACCTGCTTCCGGTCGGCCCGCACGTCACGCTCGGCGAGGGATCGACGCCGCTCGTCGACGCGCCCGACTGGGACGCCGAATTCAAGCTCGAATACGTCTTTCCGACCGGATCGTTCAAGGACCGCGGCGCGACCGTGACGCTGTCGGTCGCGGCCGAACTCGGCGTCGACCGGGTCGTCGAGGACTCCTCGGGCAACGCGGGTGCCGCGATCGCGACGTACGCGGCGCGGGCGGGGATCGACGCCGAGATCTACGTGCCCGCCTCGGTCAAACCGAGCAAGCGCCGCGCGATCGAGCGGACCGGCGCGACGGTCGTCCCGGTCGAGGGCAGCCGCGAGGACGTGACGGCCGCCTGCGTCGACGCCGTCGAATCCGAGGACGCGTGGTACGCCTCCCACGCGTGGAACCCGGCGTTCTTCGCGGGCACGGCGACGTTCGCCTACGAGGTGTGCGCCCAGCGGGACTGGACCGCCCCGGACGTCGTCGTCGCACCGCTCGGCCACGGGACGCTCTTTTTCGGCGCGTACCGCGGCTTCCGAGATCTCTACGAACTCGGCTGGATCGACGAGCTACCGCGACTCCTCGGCGCGCAGGCCGCCGGTTACGCGCCGATCGTCGCGGAACTACACGGACGGGAAGCGGCCGCCGGAGCCAACAACGTCGCCGACGGCATCCAGATCCGCGAGCCGGTCCGGAAAACGCAGATCCTAGGTGCGATCGACGCCACCGACGGCGACGCGGTCGCGCTCCCCGCCGACCGCGTCGAATGCGAACTCGACGCGCTACACCGACGGGGGTTCTACGTCGAGCCGACCTGCGCGGTCGCGACCGCGGCTCTCGACGTCTATCGGGAGCGCGGGCTCGTGGCTCCCGACGACGATGTCGTCGTGGCGCTCACCGGGAGCGGACTGAAAACGTAG
- a CDS encoding succinylglutamate desuccinylase/aspartoacylase family protein codes for MTTLGTASAAPGEMDTGRLTVGESRDGSTVGLPCAVVNGAKDGKTLYLQAASDGDELNGVGVVSRAVPQLDPGMLSGTILVVGIVNYHAFQVAEHRNPIDDTKMNRAYPGDENGTSSERIAAATFEVAMRADLILDLHQGSTSRMIDEVRVRCGRRHRLHDECLQLAKTFGCGYVFDQKGPQGQLARVGPNEGIPTIDPELGGCVGWDEDSITAGVEGVFNVLRGYGFLDGETAPDRQVRARGFDQYGSPSGGLVRFEVDLGDRVSAGDLLFEVTDVFGELKARVTAKNDGIFWRSRRLPQVATGEYVCSVGINIDTY; via the coding sequence ATGACGACACTCGGAACGGCGAGTGCGGCCCCCGGCGAGATGGACACGGGCCGTCTGACGGTGGGCGAATCCCGCGACGGCTCGACCGTCGGCCTTCCCTGCGCGGTCGTAAACGGCGCGAAAGACGGGAAGACGCTGTACCTGCAGGCGGCCTCAGACGGCGACGAACTGAACGGCGTCGGCGTCGTCAGCCGGGCCGTTCCGCAACTCGATCCGGGGATGCTCTCGGGGACGATCCTCGTCGTCGGCATCGTCAACTACCACGCGTTCCAAGTGGCGGAGCATCGCAACCCGATCGACGACACGAAGATGAACCGGGCGTACCCCGGCGACGAGAACGGCACCTCTTCGGAGCGGATCGCCGCGGCGACCTTCGAGGTCGCGATGCGCGCCGACCTCATCCTCGATCTCCACCAGGGCTCGACCTCCCGGATGATCGACGAGGTCCGGGTCCGCTGCGGCCGTCGGCACCGCCTCCACGACGAGTGTCTCCAACTCGCGAAGACGTTCGGCTGCGGCTACGTGTTCGATCAGAAGGGTCCGCAGGGGCAACTCGCCCGCGTCGGTCCCAACGAGGGGATCCCGACGATCGATCCCGAACTCGGCGGCTGCGTCGGTTGGGACGAGGACAGCATCACCGCGGGTGTCGAGGGAGTGTTCAACGTTCTCCGGGGATACGGGTTCCTCGACGGCGAGACGGCCCCTGACCGGCAGGTCCGCGCGAGGGGGTTCGATCAGTACGGCTCGCCGAGCGGGGGACTCGTGCGGTTCGAGGTCGACCTCGGCGACCGCGTCTCCGCCGGCGACCTCCTCTTTGAGGTGACCGACGTCTTCGGGGAGCTGAAAGCACGCGTGACGGCCAAGAACGACGGCATTTTCTGGCGGAGTCGACGCCTCCCGCAGGTCGCGACCGGCGAGTACGTCTGCTCGGTCGGGATCAACATCGACACGTACTGA
- a CDS encoding DUF7536 family protein, whose amino-acid sequence MSEEVPDRPPQSGLLDALRIPRNAAVGVGVGVALAVAVYVARVLELFGPFGGTREYPVLGPEGWFLVLAFVLATSTALLVASALTVVEIVRLAREL is encoded by the coding sequence GTGAGCGAAGAGGTCCCAGACCGGCCGCCGCAGTCCGGGCTGCTCGACGCGCTTCGCATCCCTCGAAACGCGGCCGTCGGCGTCGGTGTCGGCGTCGCGCTCGCCGTCGCCGTCTACGTGGCCCGCGTGCTGGAGCTGTTCGGGCCGTTCGGCGGAACGCGCGAGTATCCCGTATTGGGTCCCGAGGGATGGTTTCTCGTCCTCGCGTTCGTGCTCGCGACGTCGACGGCGCTCCTCGTCGCGTCGGCGTTGACGGTCGTCGAAATCGTGCGGCTAGCCAGAGAACTGTAG
- a CDS encoding potassium channel family protein: protein MDPQDVEYEPVSVKEVLAEMKDTAELLIDLSYSAVLNGSDDIAREVLELEGRMDILQLQGRMSLLMAARSPEDAEQLAPVLGVMGAAEKISNAAGDIAKIVLEDIGMPDAIRTALPEAIEVLVRATVDEGSPYADRTLLDVNMETETGVRVIAIRRQSVTGKRRWLMNPGPDSRLEPGDSLLLRGPLDGIETVYEDVTGRPYESPDAVEPPIEDLERAVDSITLMKDMSELAVDLAYGAVLFDSEGVAEEVKELEAEVDALKSRFEAWTLRAASRVEDPVRLRGLVHLASATEVISDAALEISEGVLRGIDAHPVVAAAVEESDEVIVRLSVGVDAPLAGSTLGEEMVKTETGMRVIAVRRGGDDGEWVVQPGSTTELRGGDVIIAKGTRTGADRLRELVGGEDAFDQ from the coding sequence ATGGACCCACAGGACGTCGAGTACGAGCCGGTCAGCGTCAAGGAGGTGCTCGCGGAGATGAAAGACACCGCGGAGCTCCTCATCGATCTCTCGTACTCGGCCGTCCTCAACGGCAGCGACGACATCGCCCGGGAGGTGCTGGAACTCGAAGGACGGATGGACATCCTCCAACTTCAGGGCCGGATGAGCCTCCTGATGGCGGCGCGCAGCCCCGAAGACGCCGAACAGCTCGCACCGGTGCTGGGCGTGATGGGCGCGGCCGAGAAAATCTCCAACGCCGCGGGAGACATCGCGAAGATCGTCCTCGAAGACATCGGGATGCCCGACGCGATCAGGACCGCGCTTCCGGAGGCCATCGAGGTGTTAGTCCGCGCGACGGTCGACGAGGGCTCACCGTACGCGGATCGAACGCTCCTCGACGTCAACATGGAGACGGAGACGGGCGTCCGCGTCATCGCCATCCGGCGACAATCAGTCACGGGCAAGCGGCGCTGGCTGATGAATCCCGGTCCCGACAGCCGGCTCGAACCCGGCGACTCGCTCCTGCTCCGCGGCCCGCTCGACGGCATCGAAACGGTCTACGAGGACGTCACCGGACGGCCCTACGAGTCGCCCGACGCCGTCGAGCCGCCGATCGAGGACCTCGAACGGGCGGTCGACTCGATCACGCTGATGAAGGACATGAGCGAACTCGCGGTCGATCTGGCCTACGGGGCGGTGCTGTTCGACAGCGAGGGCGTCGCAGAAGAGGTCAAAGAGCTCGAAGCGGAGGTGGACGCGTTGAAATCGCGGTTCGAGGCGTGGACGCTGCGCGCGGCGAGCCGCGTGGAGGATCCGGTCCGCCTCCGCGGGCTCGTTCACCTCGCGTCGGCCACGGAAGTCATCTCAGACGCCGCGCTCGAAATCAGCGAGGGCGTCCTCCGCGGGATCGACGCCCACCCCGTCGTCGCCGCCGCCGTCGAGGAGTCCGACGAGGTGATCGTCCGGCTCTCGGTCGGGGTGGACGCCCCCCTCGCGGGCTCGACGCTCGGCGAGGAGATGGTCAAGACCGAAACCGGGATGCGGGTCATCGCGGTCCGCCGCGGCGGCGACGACGGCGAGTGGGTGGTCCAGCCCGGGTCGACGACGGAACTCCGCGGCGGCGACGTCATCATCGCGAAAGGGACCCGGACCGGGGCGGATCGGCTGCGCGAGCTCGTCGGCGGCGAGGACGCCTTCGATCAGTGA
- the citZ gene encoding citrate synthase: MSDDLKRGLEGVLVAESELSYIDGDAGKLVYRGYSIEDLAREASYEEVVYLLWHDELPDAEELADFESWMAERRAIDDEVLSIVRKLAEADEVPMAALRTIVSSLSAYDADADHEDVTDLDVNLRMACRITAKIPTALAAFERVRNGKEPIEPREDLDHAENFLYMLNGEVPDDVLAETFDMALVLHADHGLNASTFSAMVTASTLSDLHSAVTSAVGTLAGSLHGGANANVMRMLKEVDESGDDPTEWVENALAEGRRVPGFGHRVYNVKDPRAKILGEKSKALAEAAGDTKWYDYSVAIEEYIAEEKGLAPNVDFYSASTYYQMGIPIDIYTPIFAVSRVAGWIAHVLEQYEDNRLIRPRARYVGPTDLPFPALEDR, encoded by the coding sequence ATGTCAGACGACCTGAAGCGCGGGCTGGAAGGCGTCCTCGTCGCCGAGTCGGAACTGAGTTATATCGACGGTGACGCCGGGAAACTGGTCTACCGCGGGTACTCCATCGAGGACCTCGCCCGCGAGGCGTCCTACGAGGAAGTCGTCTATCTCCTGTGGCACGACGAACTTCCCGACGCCGAGGAGCTCGCAGACTTCGAGTCGTGGATGGCCGAGCGGCGTGCGATCGACGACGAAGTCCTCTCTATCGTCCGGAAACTCGCCGAGGCCGACGAGGTCCCGATGGCTGCGCTGCGGACGATCGTCTCCTCGCTGTCGGCGTACGACGCCGACGCCGACCACGAGGACGTGACCGATCTCGACGTGAATCTGCGGATGGCCTGTCGGATCACGGCGAAGATCCCGACCGCCTTGGCCGCCTTCGAGCGCGTCCGAAACGGGAAGGAACCGATCGAACCGCGCGAGGACCTCGATCACGCCGAGAACTTCCTCTATATGCTCAACGGCGAGGTGCCCGACGACGTGCTCGCGGAGACGTTCGATATGGCGCTCGTCCTCCACGCCGATCACGGCCTGAACGCCTCGACGTTCTCCGCGATGGTGACGGCCTCGACGCTCTCGGATCTGCACAGTGCCGTCACGTCCGCGGTCGGCACGCTCGCCGGGTCGCTCCACGGGGGCGCGAACGCCAACGTGATGCGGATGCTCAAAGAGGTCGACGAGAGCGGCGACGACCCCACCGAGTGGGTCGAGAACGCGTTGGCGGAGGGGCGACGAGTCCCCGGGTTCGGCCATCGAGTGTACAACGTCAAGGATCCCCGCGCGAAAATCCTCGGCGAGAAGTCGAAGGCGCTCGCGGAGGCCGCGGGCGACACCAAGTGGTACGATTACTCCGTCGCGATCGAGGAGTACATCGCCGAGGAGAAGGGACTCGCGCCCAACGTCGACTTCTACTCGGCGTCGACGTACTACCAGATGGGAATCCCGATAGACATCTACACGCCGATCTTCGCCGTCTCTCGCGTCGCCGGGTGGATCGCGCACGTCCTCGAACAGTACGAGGACAACCGTCTGATCCGCCCGCGGGCGCGCTACGTCGGCCCCACGGACCTGCCGTTCCCGGCGCTCGAGGACAGATAA
- the ilvA gene encoding threonine ammonia-lyase translates to MLSLADVEAARDRIDDVVRWTPLEYSHTFSEMTGADVHLKLETFQRTGAFKIRGATNRIATLDERAREAGVVTASAGNHAQGVALAASRSGVDATIVMPEHAPISKVEATERYGGRTVLYGADYDEAQAKAHEIEREEGRTYVHAFDDEQVMAGQGTIGLEIVDDCPEVDTVVVPVGGGGLIAGIATAVKARKPDVRVVGVQAEGAASLPESFRTGHITELESVNTIADGIATRKVGERPFEIIRERVDEVVTVDDEQIAVALTYLLERSKTLVEGAGAVPLAALLFDTFDYDEGETIVPALCGGNIDTNQLTTVLVRGLVETGRYLKIRTILKDRPGALQDLVEIISAKRANIYAIQHDRTSRDVAMNEADVEIDIETRGHDHIGEVLDALRGAGYEVDVLA, encoded by the coding sequence ATGCTCTCTCTCGCCGACGTCGAGGCGGCGCGCGACCGGATCGACGACGTGGTCCGGTGGACGCCGCTGGAGTACTCGCACACGTTCTCGGAGATGACCGGGGCGGACGTCCATCTCAAGCTCGAAACGTTCCAGCGGACCGGCGCGTTCAAGATCCGCGGCGCGACCAACCGCATCGCGACCCTCGACGAGCGTGCACGCGAGGCGGGCGTCGTCACGGCGAGCGCGGGCAACCACGCGCAGGGAGTCGCACTGGCGGCCTCGCGGTCCGGCGTCGACGCGACGATCGTGATGCCCGAGCACGCACCGATCTCGAAGGTGGAGGCGACGGAGCGCTACGGCGGGCGGACGGTCCTGTACGGTGCGGATTACGACGAAGCGCAGGCAAAAGCCCACGAGATCGAGCGCGAGGAGGGGCGGACGTACGTCCACGCCTTCGACGACGAGCAGGTGATGGCCGGACAGGGGACGATCGGCTTAGAGATCGTCGACGACTGCCCCGAGGTCGACACCGTCGTCGTCCCCGTCGGCGGCGGCGGCCTGATCGCCGGGATCGCCACCGCGGTCAAAGCCCGGAAACCGGACGTGCGCGTCGTCGGCGTCCAAGCGGAGGGGGCGGCGTCGCTGCCCGAATCGTTCCGAACCGGGCACATCACCGAACTCGAATCGGTAAATACGATCGCCGACGGGATCGCGACTCGAAAGGTCGGCGAGCGCCCCTTTGAGATCATCCGCGAGCGCGTCGACGAGGTCGTCACCGTCGACGACGAGCAGATCGCCGTGGCCCTGACGTATCTCCTCGAACGGTCGAAGACGCTCGTCGAGGGCGCGGGCGCGGTGCCGCTGGCGGCGCTGCTCTTCGACACGTTCGACTACGACGAGGGCGAGACGATCGTCCCGGCGTTGTGCGGCGGCAACATCGACACGAACCAGCTGACGACCGTTCTGGTCCGGGGGCTCGTCGAAACCGGGCGCTACCTGAAGATTCGGACTATCCTCAAGGATCGACCCGGCGCGCTGCAGGACCTCGTCGAGATCATCTCCGCGAAGCGGGCGAACATCTACGCGATCCAGCACGACCGGACCTCCCGCGACGTGGCGATGAACGAGGCCGACGTCGAGATCGACATCGAGACGCGCGGCCACGACCACATCGGCGAGGTCCTCGACGCGCTCAGGGGCGCGGGCTACGAGGTCGACGTATTGGCGTAG
- a CDS encoding cytochrome ubiquinol oxidase subunit I gives MIDPALASRLQFALTTIVHIIFPVMSMGLAPFLVYFTWKDIRTQKPVYEQLRRFWTKIFAVSFVVGTVTGIVLEFEFGTNFAAFSTAAGELFGGPLAVEGMMAFMLEATFLGVFVFGRERVGDALYMISAVAVGLGTWLSAVWILVANSWMQTPRGYELVVEEGQTVVSLVDPIAAYANPRFPWMFVHMQNAAVLSVALFMAGVAAYHLFRHYHWEYPVEHPEFWETTLKIAIVVMLLTAPFQVLHGDAYARHVAETQPQKFAAMEAVWETDSYVPEYIFAVPTDLDDLLNPRAKEIFGIGIPGGASWLVSGGDPTAEITGLNEFDTQAPPVAIVFWSFRIMVALGFWFVLLAFWAGYRWRRGQLLEDDLLHKSLMASSLLGILAVEVGWIVTEVGRQPWVIQGVMKTADGVSPGLTGFEATLTLVGFGVVYLGLLTLYTYVIARIVRAGPPAIDDPSVDEPSDRPASSDSATTAGGEDD, from the coding sequence ATGATCGACCCCGCACTCGCCAGTCGACTCCAGTTCGCGCTCACGACGATCGTCCACATCATCTTCCCGGTGATGAGTATGGGGCTCGCCCCGTTTCTCGTCTATTTCACGTGGAAAGACATCCGGACCCAGAAACCGGTGTACGAACAGCTCCGACGGTTCTGGACCAAGATATTCGCCGTCTCGTTCGTCGTCGGAACCGTGACGGGAATCGTCCTCGAATTCGAGTTCGGGACGAACTTCGCGGCCTTCTCGACGGCCGCGGGCGAACTGTTCGGCGGCCCGCTCGCCGTCGAGGGGATGATGGCGTTTATGCTCGAAGCGACGTTCCTCGGCGTCTTCGTGTTCGGTCGCGAGCGCGTCGGCGACGCGCTGTATATGATTTCTGCGGTGGCTGTCGGGCTGGGGACGTGGCTGTCGGCGGTGTGGATCCTCGTCGCCAACTCGTGGATGCAGACGCCCCGCGGGTACGAACTCGTCGTCGAGGAGGGACAGACGGTCGTCTCGCTCGTCGACCCGATCGCGGCCTACGCGAACCCGCGGTTCCCGTGGATGTTCGTCCATATGCAGAACGCCGCCGTGCTCTCGGTGGCGCTGTTTATGGCCGGCGTGGCCGCCTATCACCTGTTCCGACACTACCACTGGGAGTACCCCGTCGAGCACCCGGAGTTCTGGGAGACGACGCTCAAGATCGCGATCGTCGTGATGCTGCTCACCGCGCCGTTTCAGGTGCTCCACGGCGACGCCTACGCGCGGCACGTCGCCGAGACCCAGCCGCAGAAGTTCGCCGCGATGGAGGCCGTCTGGGAGACCGACAGCTACGTCCCCGAGTACATTTTCGCCGTCCCGACGGACCTCGACGATCTGTTGAACCCGCGCGCGAAGGAGATATTTGGAATCGGGATTCCCGGCGGGGCCTCGTGGCTCGTGAGCGGCGGCGATCCGACCGCGGAGATCACCGGGTTGAACGAGTTCGACACCCAAGCGCCGCCGGTCGCGATCGTCTTCTGGTCGTTCCGAATTATGGTCGCACTCGGCTTCTGGTTCGTCCTGCTGGCCTTCTGGGCGGGCTACCGCTGGCGGCGCGGACAGCTGCTCGAGGACGACCTCCTCCACAAGTCGCTGATGGCTTCGTCGCTGCTCGGAATCCTCGCCGTCGAGGTCGGCTGGATCGTCACCGAAGTCGGCAGGCAGCCGTGGGTGATTCAGGGCGTGATGAAGACCGCCGACGGGGTGTCGCCGGGGCTGACCGGGTTCGAGGCGACGCTGACGCTCGTCGGGTTCGGCGTCGTCTACCTCGGACTGCTCACCCTGTACACCTATGTCATCGCGCGGATCGTGCGGGCCGGACCGCCGGCGATCGACGACCCGTCTGTCGACGAACCGTCCGACCGGCCGGCATCGAGTGACTCGGCGACGACCGCGGGAGGGGAGGATGACTGA
- a CDS encoding cytochrome d ubiquinol oxidase subunit II, translating into MTEHLAAVVGSGVPLADPTVLQAGWLADGPLFGLPLTDLWFALVFFILGTFLFLDGFDFGVGVLFATRESASDREQLLAAIGPFWDGNEVWLVVFGGALFAAFPEVYATLFSRHYLLMFAILGALIVRGLAPEMYEQRHDDAWQRWWGRAFVVGSVTAPLFLGVFAANWLLGATALVSLPSVVVGVALVALSTTGGAAFLGLKTRGRVQRETTAHGPRALVGYLALIVVAVGFLLATRPDLRGELLAPTALALLVASVGLGAAYVVAMRRESYVGALAATAGLTYGLVALIASVLYPVIDPVTGLTVADAIVSTIPLNLMSVGAALLLPLVFAYFVVLYSAFWGPVEEGEGYASE; encoded by the coding sequence ATGACTGAGCACCTCGCGGCGGTCGTGGGCTCGGGGGTCCCCCTCGCGGACCCGACCGTCCTGCAGGCGGGGTGGCTCGCCGACGGGCCGCTGTTCGGCCTCCCGCTCACCGACCTGTGGTTCGCGCTCGTCTTTTTCATCCTCGGGACGTTCCTCTTTCTCGACGGGTTCGACTTCGGCGTGGGCGTGCTCTTTGCGACCCGGGAATCGGCGTCCGACCGCGAGCAGCTGTTGGCAGCGATCGGTCCCTTTTGGGACGGCAACGAGGTGTGGCTCGTCGTCTTCGGCGGCGCGCTGTTCGCGGCGTTCCCCGAGGTCTATGCGACGCTCTTCAGCCGCCACTACCTGCTGATGTTCGCTATCCTCGGTGCGCTCATCGTTCGCGGTCTCGCCCCGGAGATGTACGAGCAGCGCCACGACGACGCGTGGCAGCGCTGGTGGGGGCGCGCGTTCGTCGTCGGCAGCGTGACCGCCCCCCTCTTTCTCGGGGTCTTCGCGGCGAACTGGCTGCTGGGTGCGACGGCGCTCGTCTCGCTCCCGTCGGTCGTCGTTGGCGTCGCGCTGGTCGCGCTCTCGACGACGGGCGGTGCCGCGTTCTTGGGGCTGAAGACGCGCGGGCGAGTCCAGCGGGAGACGACCGCCCACGGGCCGCGAGCGCTGGTCGGATATCTGGCTCTCATCGTCGTCGCCGTCGGCTTCCTGCTCGCGACGCGGCCGGACCTCCGGGGGGAGCTGCTCGCGCCGACGGCGCTCGCGCTCCTCGTCGCGAGCGTCGGTCTCGGGGCGGCCTACGTGGTCGCGATGCGCCGGGAGTCCTACGTCGGGGCGCTGGCGGCGACCGCGGGGCTCACCTACGGGCTGGTCGCGCTGATCGCGTCGGTCCTGTACCCGGTCATCGACCCCGTAACGGGACTGACCGTCGCCGACGCCATCGTCTCGACGATCCCGTTGAATCTGATGAGCGTCGGGGCCGCGCTCTTGCTCCCGCTCGTGTTCGCGTACTTCGTCGTGCTCTATTCGGCGTTCTGGGGACCGGTCGAGGAGGGCGAGGGCTATGCGAGCGAGTAG